Proteins from a genomic interval of Papaver somniferum cultivar HN1 chromosome 4, ASM357369v1, whole genome shotgun sequence:
- the LOC113274497 gene encoding F-box/kelch-repeat protein At3g23880-like, with amino-acid sequence MEELPIQITANILSSLPLVSKLQSREVCKTWRKLIPKPKIGLLYGVSHSKVTKTEAQFLFSEQNSDNVNNNHVYHDYFGKLTKLDHSLIMPSSPVFKSFMVGSCNGLVCYACYESSRICEIKRVYIFNPVTGKQIQIPIINECDFNSYTDHAIGFGYNRSSNEYKVVRIQQIVASVLPFQPVDYCRDVERVQVYILLQGGTGWRIKTSSIIRNSVLSQLSAPVLPLSGIFAGGTLHWIHKHGRKLETIAFDLKNETFKVLPSIPSVGHGANHVELMVLGGNLCALEVVPSKHVTIWESCEYTRKRCRYIFSLIKNGYALRWVTKFSIAWKDYNLIEPIGLAQSDKCLLWYNVVLSCYDPEANTLRKLEETLKKFMDDCGPSVYTTARATPHAKSLVPLKLETDSGGKSWKEKKSFLY; translated from the coding sequence ATGGAGGAGTTACCTATACAAATCACAGCAAACATACTTTCAAGCTTGCCTCTGGTATCAAAATTGCAATCCAGAGAAGTATGCAAAACATGGCGAAAGTTGATACCTAAACCCAAGATAGGTTTACTATACGGGGTTTCACACAGCAAGGTAACTAAAACTGAAGCACAATTCTTGTTTTCAGAACAAAACAGTGATAATGTTAATAATAATCATGTCTATCATGATTACTTCGGAAAACTTACAAAGTTAGACCACAGTTTAATCATGCCATCATCTCCCGTCTTCAAAAGTTTCATGGTTGGTTCTTGCAATGGTTTAGTTTGTTATGCCTGTTATGAAAGTTCGAGAATATGTGAAATAAAAAGAGTCTACATTTTCAATCCTGTCACTGGAAAGCAAATCCAAATTCCAATTATTAACGAATGCGACTTTAATTCTTACACAGACCATGCGATTGGGTTCGGTTACAATCGTTCAAgtaatgagtacaaggttgttagaaTTCAGCAGATAGTAGCGTCTGTTTTACCTTTTCAACCGGTAGACTATTGCCGAGATGTTGAAAGGGTTCAGGTGTATATCCTCCTGCAGGGTGGAACTGGGTGGAGAATCAAAACTAGTAGTATAATTAGAAACAGCGTTCTGTCTCAGCTGAGTGCACCTGTTTTACCATTATCGGGTATTTTTGCAGGTGGAACTCTTCATTGGATACACAAGCACGGTAGGAAACTAGAAACTATAGCTTTTGATTTGAAAAATGAAACGTTTAAAGTGCTCCCATCAATACCTTCTGTTGGTCATGGCGCTAACCATGTTGAGCTCATGGTATTGGGAGGCAATCTGTGTGCTCTGGAAGTAGTTCCAAGTAAACATGTCACGATATGGGAGTCATGTGAGTATACACGGAAACGCTGCAGGTATATTTTCTCGTTGATTAAGAACGGATACGCTTTGCGTTGGGTTACAAAGTTTAGTATTGCATGGAAAGACTACAACTTGATTGAGCCGATTGGGTTAGCACAGAGCGACAAATGTTTGTTATGGTACAATGTTGTTCTCTCTTGTTATGACCCTGAGGCTAACACTTTGAGAAAGCTGGAGGAGACTTTGAAGAAATTCATGGATGATTGTGGTCCTTCGGTATACACAACTGCTCGAGCAACTCCTCATGCGAAAAGCCTTGTTCCGCTGAAACTTGAAACCGATTCTGGAGGAAAGAgttggaaagaaaagaaaagcttcCTGTATTAA